A window of Eikenella corrodens contains these coding sequences:
- the secF gene encoding protein translocase subunit SecF, with protein sequence MDFFHRLKHDIPFMSYGKITTLISLITFIAAVFFLVTKGLNYSVEFTGGTVIEVQYAKEGADPNQVRTRLNELKMGEAQVQSLGTNKQLMIRLPNRQDMTSAQLSNNVLELLRKDHADASLRKVEFIGPQVGEELVTHGLLALGMVVVGIIIYLSVRFEWRFAVSAIIANMHDVVVILGCFALFQWEFSLTVLAGVLAVLGYSVNESVVVFDRIRENIHKPAMRGKTIPQIIDNAITATMSRTIITHGSTEAMVVSMLVFGGAALHGFAIALTIGIVFGIYSSVLVASPLLLFFGLTRENIHKPQKQKEEAVV encoded by the coding sequence ATGGATTTCTTCCACCGTTTGAAACACGACATCCCGTTCATGAGCTACGGCAAAATCACTACCCTGATTTCGCTGATTACCTTCATTGCAGCCGTGTTTTTCCTCGTCACCAAAGGGCTCAACTACTCGGTTGAGTTCACCGGCGGCACCGTTATCGAGGTGCAATACGCCAAAGAAGGCGCCGACCCGAACCAAGTGCGCACCCGCCTGAACGAGCTCAAAATGGGCGAAGCCCAAGTGCAAAGTTTGGGCACCAACAAGCAGCTGATGATCCGCCTGCCCAACCGCCAAGACATGACCTCTGCCCAGCTCTCCAACAACGTATTGGAACTGCTGCGCAAAGACCATGCCGACGCCAGCCTGCGCAAAGTTGAATTCATCGGCCCGCAGGTGGGCGAAGAGCTGGTTACCCACGGCCTGTTGGCCTTGGGCATGGTGGTGGTCGGCATCATCATCTACCTCTCCGTGCGCTTCGAATGGCGCTTCGCCGTATCCGCCATCATCGCCAATATGCACGACGTGGTGGTGATTCTCGGCTGCTTTGCCCTGTTCCAATGGGAGTTTTCGCTCACCGTGCTGGCCGGGGTCCTGGCCGTGCTCGGCTATTCGGTGAACGAATCGGTGGTGGTGTTCGACCGTATCCGTGAGAATATCCACAAACCCGCCATGCGCGGCAAAACCATCCCGCAGATTATCGACAACGCCATCACCGCCACCATGAGCCGTACCATCATCACCCACGGTTCTACCGAAGCCATGGTGGTATCCATGTTGGTATTTGGCGGCGCGGCCCTGCACGGCTTTGCCATCGCACTCACCATCGGTATCGTGTTCGGCATCTACTCCTCCGTACTGGTAGCCAGCCCGCTGCTCCTCTTCTTCGGCCTCACTCGCGAAAACATCCACAAACCACAGAAACAGAAAGAAGAAGCCGTGGTATAA